Sequence from the Ereboglobus luteus genome:
GTTTCCCCGGATGCGAAAGCGGCGTCGCCGGGCTGCGCCCTCTGCCGCCGCACTCCAAGGAGGTTTACAGGAAATTCTTCGCCACTCGGCGGGCCTCGGCGTCGAGGGCGAGGACGGTGTCGAGTGTGGCGGGGTCGCGCGCGGCCTCGGCGGCGAGGGCGGCGAGTGTTTTTTCAACGGTGCGCGGAATGCCGGGGAAGGGGAGTTTGTTTTCGAGAAAGGCGGCGACGGCGATTTCGTTTGCGGCGTTGTAGATCGCGGGGGCGGCGCCGCCGGTGCGCATGGTTTGCTTGGCGAGGGCGAGCATGGGGAAGCGCGTTTCGTCAACGGGACGGAAATCGAGCGTGAGCAGGCGGTCGAGGTCGAGCGCGCCTTCGGTGCCGGCGGCGCTGCGCGCGGGGTGGAGCAGGGCGTGCTGGATGGGAAACGTCATCGAGGGCGGGCAGAGTTGCGCGAGCATGGCGCCATCGGTGAACTCGACGAGCGCGTGCACGATGCTTTGCGGATGGAGCACCGCGGCGCATTGCTCGGGACGCAGCCCGAAGAGGATTTGGGCCTCGATGAGCTCGAGCCCCTTGTTGGCGAGCGTGGCGCAATCGACGGTGATCTTCGGCCCCATCGCCCAATTCGGATGCCGGAGCGCGTCGGCGGGCGTGGCGCTTGCGAGGCGTTCGGCCGGCCAGTCGCGAAACGCGCCGCCGCTCGCGGTAAGCGTGACGCGGCGCACGGCGGCGTCGGCGGGGCGTCCGGCGAGGCATTGGAAAACGGCGTTGTGCTCGCTGTCCACGGGGATGAGTTTCGCGTTGTGGCGGCGGGCCGCGTCCATCACGAACTTGCCGGCGAGCACGAGGATTTCCTTGCTCGCGAGCGCGAGTGTCTTGCCGGCCTCAATCGCGGCGAGCGCGGGATGGAGCCCCTGCGTGCCGACGACGGCGACGAGCACGGTGTCGGCCTCGGGGAGTTGCGCGAGCGAGAGCAGGCCATCCACGCCGGGGGCGTGGAGGAATGCGGAATGCGGAGTGCGGAATGCGGAATGTGAGACGGCGGCGGCGCGGGCTTTTTCGTCGAAGAGGGCGACGTGGGGGACGCGGAATTTTTCCACGATGCCGGCGAGCTTTTCCCAATTCGAATGCGC
This genomic interval carries:
- the dxr gene encoding 1-deoxy-D-xylulose-5-phosphate reductoisomerase, with protein sequence MSSDHSSFSIPHSSLATRRRRVALLGATGSIGENTLRVIAAHPDQLELVAVAAHSNWEKLAGIVEKFRVPHVALFDEKARAAAVSHSAFRTPHSAFLHAPGVDGLLSLAQLPEADTVLVAVVGTQGLHPALAAIEAGKTLALASKEILVLAGKFVMDAARRHNAKLIPVDSEHNAVFQCLAGRPADAAVRRVTLTASGGAFRDWPAERLASATPADALRHPNWAMGPKITVDCATLANKGLELIEAQILFGLRPEQCAAVLHPQSIVHALVEFTDGAMLAQLCPPSMTFPIQHALLHPARSAAGTEGALDLDRLLTLDFRPVDETRFPMLALAKQTMRTGGAAPAIYNAANEIAVAAFLENKLPFPGIPRTVEKTLAALAAEAARDPATLDTVLALDAEARRVAKNFL